A part of bacterium genomic DNA contains:
- a CDS encoding EamA family transporter, producing the protein MIVVAYLALCIIWGTTYLVIKVALGGFPPFVLGAIRFAIAGAVFLPILLMHRDRLPKTKEQWGWLALTGTLMLAGGNGLVNFGEQYIDSGLTALTVSTTPAWSALFGRMIIGDSEKLDKVSLLGIVLAMGGIAVLHHNRMSFELNEWPGLVALLLCPPVWTIAAIWTRKHLRGLDTITVSATQMLAGAVSFALISALFGESWDINPSTDAVLAMLYLAVMGSVVAFTAYAYLLARVPAARVNTYSLVNPVIALFAGAIILKEPITPEVIPATILILAGLVILYIMRNRGAVSAAKNR; encoded by the coding sequence ATGATTGTCGTCGCCTATCTGGCACTCTGCATCATTTGGGGGACGACATATCTTGTCATCAAGGTCGCACTCGGAGGATTTCCGCCGTTTGTGCTGGGAGCAATCCGGTTTGCCATTGCGGGCGCGGTGTTTCTGCCGATTCTGCTGATGCACCGCGACAGACTGCCCAAGACGAAAGAGCAATGGGGATGGCTAGCGCTGACCGGAACGCTCATGCTTGCCGGCGGAAACGGGCTGGTGAATTTCGGAGAGCAGTATATTGATTCCGGCTTGACGGCATTGACGGTATCGACAACTCCCGCGTGGTCGGCATTGTTCGGAAGAATGATAATCGGCGACTCGGAGAAATTGGATAAGGTATCGCTGCTCGGCATTGTGCTGGCGATGGGCGGAATCGCGGTGCTGCATCACAATCGCATGAGCTTTGAGTTGAACGAGTGGCCGGGGCTGGTGGCGCTGCTGTTGTGTCCACCGGTGTGGACCATCGCGGCAATATGGACGCGCAAACATCTGCGTGGGCTTGACACTATCACCGTTTCCGCGACGCAGATGCTGGCAGGCGCGGTGTCGTTTGCGCTGATTTCAGCCCTGTTCGGCGAATCATGGGACATCAATCCAAGCACGGACGCCGTGTTGGCAATGCTGTATCTTGCGGTGATGGGCTCGGTGGTCGCATTTACGGCCTATGCCTATTTGTTGGCGCGAGTTCCCGCGGCGCGGGTGAACACATACAGTCTGGTCAATCCGGTCATTGCGCTGTTTGCCGGAGCGATTATCTTAAAGGAACCGATTACACCGGAAGTGATTCCCGCGACGATATTAATCCTGGCGGGATTGGTGATACTTTATATAATGCGAAATCGCGGAGCAGTATCCGCGGCAAAGAATCGTTAG
- a CDS encoding peptide chain release factor 2 (programmed frameshift): MKPEELTQQIADYKPKLDVLRRSFDYAKRLSEIEKLETLSGGAGFWDDQEQAQKVLRQISEHKSWVEAFRKVETALGDLDALRDLASESPGDFAPEDLDSEAKKFAALFDDLETRAMLKDPNDSKSAIIHIHPGAGGTESSDWASMLYRMYLRWTEQRGWKVDVLDFEPAEEAGIKSAVLEVTGEFAYGYCKAETGVHRLVRISPFDSNARRHTSFASVFVYPEVEEVPEIEVRPEDLRIDTFRASGAGGQHVNRTESAIRITHIPTNIVVTCQTDRSQHRNRESAMKVLYARLYQKYLDDERAKNASIENAKTDIAWGHQIRSYVFQPYQMVKDHRTGVETSSIQKVMDGDLDEFVRAFLLLGAQGKFARSRQQPAGDEDDL, encoded by the exons ATGAAACCTGAAGAACTGACACAGCAGATAGCAGACTACAAGCCGAAGCTGGACGTGTTGCGGAGGTCG TTTGACTACGCCAAGCGGCTGTCTGAAATTGAGAAGTTAGAGACGCTTTCGGGCGGCGCCGGCTTTTGGGATGACCAAGAGCAGGCACAGAAAGTGCTGCGGCAGATTTCCGAGCACAAGTCGTGGGTGGAGGCTTTTCGCAAAGTGGAGACTGCTCTGGGGGACCTGGATGCATTGCGCGATCTTGCCAGTGAGTCACCGGGGGACTTCGCGCCGGAAGATTTGGACAGTGAGGCGAAAAAATTTGCCGCGCTGTTTGACGATTTGGAGACGCGCGCGATGCTGAAAGACCCGAACGACAGCAAGAGCGCGATTATACATATTCATCCGGGGGCAGGGGGCACTGAATCGTCTGATTGGGCTTCGATGCTGTATCGGATGTATTTGCGCTGGACGGAACAGCGGGGCTGGAAGGTGGATGTGCTTGATTTTGAGCCGGCTGAAGAGGCAGGCATCAAGTCGGCAGTGCTGGAAGTTACGGGTGAGTTTGCGTACGGTTATTGCAAGGCCGAAACGGGAGTTCACCGTCTGGTCAGGATTTCGCCGTTTGATTCCAATGCGCGGCGGCACACGTCGTTCGCAAGCGTGTTTGTGTATCCGGAAGTGGAGGAAGTGCCGGAAATCGAAGTTCGACCTGAGGACTTGCGCATAGACACGTTTCGCGCCTCGGGCGCGGGCGGCCAGCATGTCAACCGGACTGAGTCGGCAATCCGCATTACGCACATTCCGACAAATATCGTGGTGACGTGTCAAACCGACCGTTCGCAGCACCGGAACCGTGAGTCTGCAATGAAGGTTTTGTACGCGCGGCTTTATCAGAAGTATCTGGACGACGAGCGAGCGAAGAACGCGTCCATCGAAAACGCGAAGACGGATATCGCGTGGGGTCACCAGATTCGCTCCTATGTCTTCCAGCCGTATCAAATGGTGAAAGACCACCGGACGGGAGTGGAGACCTCGAGTATTCAGAAGGTGATGGACGGGGATTTGGACGAGTTCGTGCGCGCGTTTCTGCTGTTGGGAGCGCAAGGGAAGTTTGCGCGTTCGCGGCAGCAGCCGGCGGGAGATGAGGACGATTTGTAA
- a CDS encoding S8 family serine peptidase: MKRLIVLLVLLTAVCVWAKPTQPQDAAGEPYYEFVQNHVLVAFSKALPQSKIDEIIARSGGKVGRYSELLDFYRVELPTTAQEGVRYFRAQEGVLWANYNYIARAHYVPNDQFYQYQWHYPRINMEQAWDITRGDPSIVVAVLDQGYQFDHEDFAGVARTAPRDCIDNDNNPEEPNLEDSHGMHTAGTIVAATNNTTGVAGVAPLCTLMPVRVLDNEGSGSSEAIANGFAWAAQNGADVVNASLGFGNPNNLPPVDPGQPLSGAVQQCAAANVVMAVSSGNDNADYVSYPAAYPACIAVGATAVNDARAPYSNKGSELDITAPGGNTDEDLNQDGYIDGVLSTVRAASQGGDYYAFWQGTSMAAPHVAGVAALILAHGCPPSQVRTALQSTAVDLGQAGWDPQFGHGRVNALAALQYNCQGGGGETVLFNGPMEGNNEGWTVSEEGQNGVGWRFLDFGAPDCGAQPHGGQNGLWHDDEQGVGLLDDWLYTPQISIPASASSVALSFWQRNCYVNDTYYDLHALYYSTDGNNYTQVAEFDDAAQSWEQITVDASALAGSNVFFAWRYRGDYATEWFLDDVLVTAMIGSDAAPHADVVIPKELELGSPFPNPFNSTVQIPFEVAVPKELSLTIYNVTGQKVATLLNNERYEAGSHRVMWQAEHAASGVYLVRLTNGSLTMTQKMLLVK; this comes from the coding sequence ATGAAGCGTTTAATAGTACTGTTGGTGCTGCTTACGGCAGTGTGCGTATGGGCTAAACCAACACAGCCGCAGGATGCCGCGGGCGAACCTTATTACGAGTTCGTTCAGAACCACGTTTTGGTGGCGTTTTCGAAGGCACTGCCGCAATCGAAAATAGACGAGATTATCGCTCGCAGCGGCGGCAAGGTGGGCAGGTATTCCGAGTTGCTGGACTTTTATCGAGTGGAGCTGCCGACAACCGCACAGGAGGGCGTACGCTACTTCCGGGCTCAGGAGGGTGTGTTGTGGGCGAATTACAATTACATCGCGCGGGCACACTATGTCCCGAACGATCAGTTTTATCAGTATCAATGGCATTATCCGCGCATCAATATGGAACAGGCGTGGGATATCACGCGCGGTGATCCGAGTATCGTCGTTGCGGTACTGGATCAAGGCTATCAATTTGATCATGAAGATTTCGCTGGCGTTGCAAGAACGGCTCCTCGCGATTGCATCGACAACGACAACAATCCGGAAGAGCCTAATCTTGAAGATTCGCACGGCATGCATACCGCGGGAACGATTGTCGCCGCAACGAATAACACGACGGGTGTTGCGGGTGTCGCTCCGCTGTGCACGTTGATGCCGGTGCGGGTGCTTGACAACGAAGGCTCCGGGTCTTCTGAAGCAATCGCGAACGGCTTCGCGTGGGCGGCGCAGAACGGCGCCGACGTCGTCAATGCAAGTTTAGGTTTCGGCAATCCGAACAATCTGCCGCCGGTTGACCCGGGCCAACCACTGTCCGGCGCGGTTCAACAGTGTGCTGCGGCCAATGTCGTCATGGCGGTATCCTCGGGTAATGATAATGCGGACTATGTGTCCTATCCTGCCGCCTATCCGGCCTGCATTGCAGTCGGCGCAACGGCGGTGAACGACGCGCGTGCTCCATATTCGAATAAGGGCAGCGAACTCGACATCACCGCACCCGGTGGAAATACTGACGAGGATTTGAATCAGGACGGCTACATTGACGGCGTGCTGTCCACGGTTCGCGCGGCGTCGCAGGGCGGCGATTACTACGCGTTTTGGCAGGGCACGTCCATGGCCGCACCGCATGTCGCGGGAGTGGCCGCATTGATATTGGCGCACGGCTGCCCGCCTTCGCAGGTTCGTACGGCATTGCAGTCGACAGCCGTTGACTTGGGACAAGCGGGCTGGGATCCGCAATTTGGTCACGGCCGCGTCAATGCGCTGGCCGCACTCCAGTACAATTGTCAAGGCGGCGGCGGTGAGACGGTGTTGTTTAATGGGCCGATGGAAGGCAACAACGAAGGTTGGACGGTGAGCGAAGAGGGACAGAACGGTGTTGGCTGGAGATTCCTGGACTTTGGCGCTCCCGACTGCGGCGCACAGCCGCACGGAGGCCAAAACGGCTTGTGGCATGACGACGAACAGGGTGTCGGCCTTCTGGACGACTGGCTCTATACACCGCAAATCAGCATACCCGCAAGCGCGTCGTCTGTCGCGCTGTCGTTCTGGCAGCGCAACTGTTACGTGAATGATACGTATTATGATTTGCATGCACTGTACTATTCCACGGACGGTAACAACTATACTCAGGTGGCCGAGTTCGACGACGCCGCGCAGTCGTGGGAACAGATCACGGTGGACGCGAGCGCACTGGCGGGCAGCAACGTTTTCTTCGCGTGGCGCTATCGCGGCGACTATGCGACGGAGTGGTTTCTTGACGACGTGCTCGTGACGGCGATGATTGGCAGCGACGCTGCTCCGCATGCAGATGTTGTCATTCCCAAGGAACTTGAGCTCGGCTCGCCGTTCCCGAATCCGTTCAACAGCACGGTGCAAATTCCGTTTGAGGTTGCGGTACCGAAGGAATTGTCTCTCACGATTTACAACGTGACGGGACAGAAGGTCGCAACGCTGCTGAACAATGAACGATATGAAGCCGGCTCACACCGCGTCATGTGGCAGGCGGAACACGCGGCCAGCGGAGTATATCTCGTTCGGCTGACGAACGGCTCGCTCACGATGACTCAAAAGATGCTGCTGGTGAAATAA
- the alr gene encoding alanine racemase: MPPHTLTLPKVMSADEVKPHRPTFARIFRTAIAENFSRFRNLSPQSKLMAVVKADAYGHGLLHCANLFSELGADSLGVGFVEEGIVLRRAGIRQPILVLGGIVGSQIDLFLEYDLDLTASSLYKLEAIEREARAAGKTARVQLKIDTGMNRIGQNFRTAESLLQAARNSKHVHVTGIYSHLATAEESDRSFAETQIARFMDVRELSRSIGFRDVEFHLANSAGAIRFPEARLDMIRPGLGLYGQHAANGLQREFPLLPAHQLVSEIVYIKGVRKGEGVSYNLRWTAPENVWVATVPVGYGDGYPRLLSNKASVLIGGKRYPIVGTVCMDQFMVNLGHDRHAVGEEVVLWGKQGDEEITLWELCDAAGFIPYELPIYLTGRVPRLFV; the protein is encoded by the coding sequence TTGCCTCCCCATACTTTAACTTTGCCGAAGGTGATGTCGGCCGATGAGGTGAAACCTCATCGGCCGACTTTCGCGCGCATTTTCCGCACTGCCATCGCGGAGAATTTCTCGAGATTCCGCAACTTGTCGCCGCAGTCCAAGCTGATGGCGGTGGTGAAGGCGGACGCGTACGGTCACGGATTGCTGCACTGCGCGAATCTGTTCAGTGAACTGGGAGCGGATTCCTTAGGGGTCGGCTTTGTGGAGGAGGGAATTGTCCTTCGGCGCGCGGGTATCCGGCAGCCGATTCTTGTGCTGGGCGGAATCGTCGGGTCTCAGATTGACCTGTTCCTTGAGTATGATTTAGACTTGACGGCCAGTTCGCTATATAAGCTTGAAGCCATTGAACGTGAAGCACGAGCCGCAGGCAAAACGGCACGAGTGCAACTGAAGATTGACACGGGAATGAACCGTATCGGCCAGAATTTCCGCACGGCGGAGAGTCTGCTGCAGGCAGCCCGGAATTCGAAGCACGTGCATGTAACCGGAATTTATTCGCACCTTGCGACCGCCGAAGAAAGTGACCGCAGTTTTGCCGAAACGCAGATAGCCCGGTTTATGGACGTACGCGAGTTATCACGCAGTATCGGTTTCCGCGACGTGGAGTTTCATCTGGCCAATTCCGCGGGAGCCATTCGTTTTCCCGAAGCACGGCTCGACATGATTCGCCCCGGGCTTGGACTGTACGGTCAACATGCGGCAAACGGCTTGCAGCGCGAGTTTCCGCTGTTGCCCGCTCATCAACTGGTCAGTGAAATCGTATACATCAAGGGCGTCCGCAAAGGCGAAGGGGTGAGTTACAACCTGCGCTGGACAGCTCCGGAGAATGTATGGGTGGCGACGGTGCCTGTCGGCTACGGCGACGGTTATCCACGGCTCTTGTCCAACAAGGCAAGCGTGCTCATCGGCGGCAAGCGCTATCCGATTGTCGGAACGGTATGCATGGATCAGTTCATGGTGAATTTAGGCCATGACAGGCACGCGGTCGGTGAAGAGGTTGTATTGTGGGGAAAACAGGGGGATGAGGAAATTACGTTGTGGGAACTGTGCGATGCGGCAGGGTTCATTCCGTATGAATTGCCCATCTATCTGACGGGACGAGTGCCGAGGTTGTTTGTGTGA
- a CDS encoding N-acetyltransferase family protein → MIRLANPSDAAACLRIYAPIIEHTAISFETAVPDVSEFAVRMEKIMAHYPFLVWDENGSTLGYVYATRYRERAAYDWICESAIYLDKKARGKGIGRKLYLKLFECLRMMNMVSVIGGIRSGSPSAEFHRHMGFTSVGTIPYAGFKFGEWHDVEFWQYLLFDPPPFSPAPVKAFPKVAHLISFDE, encoded by the coding sequence GTGATCCGCCTCGCCAATCCATCCGATGCCGCGGCGTGCTTGCGGATTTATGCTCCGATCATTGAGCACACTGCGATTAGTTTTGAGACGGCTGTGCCGGATGTTTCGGAGTTCGCAGTTCGAATGGAGAAAATCATGGCGCACTACCCGTTTCTGGTGTGGGATGAGAACGGGAGTACTCTGGGGTATGTTTACGCCACTCGCTATCGGGAACGCGCCGCCTATGACTGGATTTGCGAATCCGCCATCTATCTCGATAAAAAGGCACGCGGCAAGGGAATTGGCCGCAAGCTCTATTTGAAGCTGTTTGAGTGCCTGCGAATGATGAATATGGTCTCAGTAATCGGCGGAATTCGTTCGGGCTCGCCCAGCGCGGAGTTTCACCGGCACATGGGCTTCACGTCCGTGGGTACGATTCCTTACGCGGGATTCAAGTTCGGAGAGTGGCACGATGTGGAGTTCTGGCAATACCTGTTGTTCGACCCGCCTCCCTTCTCCCCTGCTCCGGTGAAGGCCTTTCCCAAGGTGGCGCACCTCATTTCCTTCGATGAGTAA
- a CDS encoding SDR family oxidoreductase → MSKTALITGASSGIGLELAQLMARDGVSLVLVARSEDKLNEIAQGFRSLYKVDVAVIVSDLSQANAPFELHAEVKRRGLVVDYLVNNAGFGIYDRFLATDLSRELEMIQLHVAATTALTKLFADDMAKRGGGRIMNVASTAAFQPGPWMAVYYATKAYMLSYSEAANQALKGTGVTVTCLCPGPTPTNFQVRAKNRKRGVLRHVKTTASFVAREGYLGMLSRKPLVIPGVLNKLGTVAVRFLPRRLVTYLSGKAAEKS, encoded by the coding sequence ATGAGTAAGACCGCCTTGATAACCGGCGCGTCGAGCGGCATTGGCTTGGAGCTCGCGCAACTCATGGCACGCGATGGAGTGTCGCTTGTGCTGGTGGCACGCAGTGAAGACAAGCTGAACGAAATCGCGCAGGGATTTCGCTCCTTGTACAAGGTTGACGTGGCTGTGATTGTCAGCGACCTGTCACAGGCGAATGCGCCGTTTGAATTGCATGCGGAGGTGAAACGGCGCGGTCTTGTTGTGGATTATCTGGTGAACAACGCGGGCTTCGGAATTTACGACAGGTTTTTGGCCACGGACTTGAGCCGCGAGCTGGAGATGATTCAATTGCATGTTGCGGCCACGACGGCGTTAACCAAGCTGTTTGCCGACGACATGGCCAAACGCGGCGGCGGACGGATTATGAATGTCGCCTCGACGGCTGCGTTTCAACCGGGACCGTGGATGGCAGTTTATTATGCCACCAAGGCCTATATGCTCAGCTATTCTGAGGCCGCAAATCAAGCCTTGAAGGGAACAGGAGTCACGGTAACCTGCCTTTGCCCCGGCCCGACTCCGACGAACTTTCAAGTGCGCGCAAAGAACCGCAAACGCGGCGTGCTGCGGCACGTCAAGACCACAGCCTCGTTTGTCGCCCGGGAGGGGTATCTCGGTATGCTGTCACGCAAGCCGCTGGTCATACCCGGTGTCCTCAACAAGTTAGGAACAGTAGCGGTTCGTTTCCTTCCCCGGAGGCTGGTGACCTATCTCTCCGGCAAAGCCGCGGAAAAATCTTAA
- a CDS encoding carbohydrate binding family 9 domain-containing protein — MPFAFAVFVLILFRTAGADMPGYEIVAQRLATPIHLDGKLESAWLSGGKADNFIQREPGYPAPATQKSEVYVLYDEDALYFGYMLYDTAPDSVKGQIQRRDNDANSDFIDLYLDTFHDQRSGYWFTVTAAGVQAEGTFFSESNLSASWDAVWESAVAITDSGWSCELRIPFQIMRHGGPREDGWGVAFARKLYRINEAGFWPPVDPEIGWKASNIGVLKGLQNIAPSAHIEILPHAVGRWDAPAGEDFRSENEWENLGLTVKYVPSAALSIDAAYQPDFAQVDVDDEVINLSDYPVFLEEKRPFFLESKEYFEETPYRLIYTRRVADPDYGGRVNVQEGRFKLSALAGKNRLAYRDENFDSREILQDATAGRTTLNIGQRNRVGLTWTYLNQSGYQAGAAGLDARFRWRERDRLHVWFGAVDRSGKPVQHWYRVAEVRDEQPVEARAAYLRDYGPVQMDLAIAYRGKDYDVNDLGWGDFSNAFRQSFWIGDNYFLNGTFLRNIGFDINGLRSALQDNTKAEGTVSAGFFATTRSNWDFGAGTEHGDDFRRRYVGPSGGEYRDNFGSFNFEYYKYFWHWLWFYSDNTKPYRYSLEARYRYFRDGKAVGLDPQFTLRPRSNVETNLRMNWTQVQDARDFNDERTDFRIWIWKTTWSPTLKLSFRGTFQWVEKDFYESEQGRLYTNLLMSYNWNPGSWVYLVYDETYRDVEPIDVSMPGDRTLRAKLTYFFTVP, encoded by the coding sequence ATGCCATTTGCTTTCGCCGTTTTCGTCTTGATACTGTTTCGGACTGCCGGGGCGGATATGCCGGGCTATGAGATAGTTGCTCAAAGGCTTGCCACCCCCATCCACTTGGACGGTAAACTGGAAAGCGCCTGGCTTTCGGGCGGGAAGGCCGACAACTTTATTCAGCGCGAACCGGGCTATCCTGCTCCTGCGACCCAGAAGTCAGAAGTGTATGTCCTCTATGACGAGGATGCGCTTTACTTCGGATACATGCTCTATGACACAGCTCCGGACAGCGTCAAGGGTCAGATTCAGAGACGGGACAACGACGCCAACTCGGATTTCATCGACCTGTATCTCGACACGTTTCACGACCAGCGCAGCGGCTATTGGTTCACGGTAACCGCAGCCGGTGTGCAGGCGGAAGGGACGTTCTTCAGCGAATCGAACTTGAGCGCGTCGTGGGACGCGGTATGGGAATCGGCCGTGGCCATTACGGACAGCGGCTGGAGCTGTGAGCTGCGGATTCCGTTTCAAATCATGCGTCACGGCGGTCCGCGCGAAGACGGCTGGGGAGTCGCCTTTGCGCGCAAGCTCTATCGCATTAACGAGGCGGGATTCTGGCCGCCTGTGGACCCCGAAATCGGCTGGAAGGCTTCGAACATCGGGGTGCTGAAGGGTCTTCAAAACATCGCTCCCTCCGCGCACATAGAGATTCTCCCACATGCCGTCGGCAGATGGGACGCTCCCGCCGGCGAGGATTTCCGTTCTGAAAATGAATGGGAGAATCTGGGTCTCACTGTCAAATATGTTCCGTCTGCTGCACTGAGTATTGACGCGGCATATCAGCCGGATTTTGCGCAAGTGGACGTGGACGACGAGGTGATTAATCTTTCCGATTATCCGGTATTTCTGGAAGAGAAGCGACCGTTCTTCTTGGAATCGAAAGAGTATTTCGAAGAGACTCCCTACCGCCTGATTTATACGCGCCGTGTGGCCGATCCGGATTATGGCGGACGAGTGAATGTGCAGGAGGGCAGGTTCAAACTCAGTGCTCTGGCCGGGAAGAACCGTCTTGCCTACCGCGACGAGAATTTTGACAGCCGCGAGATTCTGCAGGACGCGACGGCGGGACGGACAACGCTGAACATCGGACAGCGCAACCGCGTCGGGTTAACCTGGACTTATCTGAATCAATCGGGCTATCAAGCGGGGGCCGCCGGCTTGGATGCGCGCTTCCGCTGGCGCGAACGGGACAGGCTGCACGTTTGGTTCGGTGCGGTGGACAGAAGCGGCAAGCCCGTGCAGCATTGGTACCGCGTCGCTGAAGTTCGCGATGAGCAGCCGGTCGAGGCGCGCGCGGCCTATTTGCGGGATTACGGCCCCGTGCAGATGGATTTGGCCATCGCCTATCGCGGCAAGGATTACGATGTCAACGACCTCGGATGGGGCGACTTCTCCAATGCGTTTCGCCAGTCGTTCTGGATTGGTGACAACTATTTCTTGAACGGTACATTTCTGCGCAACATAGGTTTCGACATCAATGGACTGCGCTCCGCTCTGCAGGATAACACGAAAGCCGAGGGAACGGTCAGCGCAGGTTTCTTTGCCACAACGAGAAGCAACTGGGATTTCGGTGCGGGAACAGAGCACGGCGACGACTTTCGCAGGCGCTATGTCGGCCCGTCCGGCGGCGAGTACCGCGATAATTTCGGCAGCTTCAATTTCGAATACTACAAATACTTCTGGCACTGGCTTTGGTTCTACAGCGATAACACCAAGCCCTACCGCTATTCGCTGGAAGCGCGCTACCGCTATTTCCGCGACGGCAAGGCTGTCGGTCTTGACCCGCAATTCACGCTGCGTCCGCGCTCGAATGTCGAGACCAACCTGCGGATGAACTGGACACAGGTTCAGGATGCGCGCGACTTCAACGATGAGCGCACGGACTTTCGCATTTGGATATGGAAAACAACGTGGTCACCGACGCTCAAGCTCTCGTTCCGCGGCACGTTTCAATGGGTCGAGAAGGATTTCTACGAGTCTGAACAGGGCAGGTTGTACACGAATCTGCTCATGTCCTATAATTGGAATCCGGGCAGCTGGGTGTATCTTGTGTACGACGAAACATACCGCGATGTTGAACCGATTGATGTGAGCATGCCGGGCGACCGGACATTGCGCGCGAAACTAACCTACTTCTTTACGGTGCCGTAA
- the lysS gene encoding lysine--tRNA ligase: protein MTEHTHDQHEELSELLRLRREKLDTLRSHGVNPYPYSFEKTIHIPELLERFESVQESEDHVGPEFAIAGRIVSVRIMGKAAFCHVRDEFGQMQVYVQRDRVGDEAFTLFKLFDISDWIGVRGTAFLTKTGEKSLRASEVVILSKSVKPLPVVKQQGDEVFDAFSDKESRYRQRYIDLAVNPENRGIFRTRAKIISAIREFLDARGYLEVETPALQPLYGGALARPFMTHYNALDRTFYLRIADELYLKRLLVGGFEKVYEICKDFRNEGMDRFHNPEFTMLEFYQAFADFEMIMNLSEEMFRHVAMRALGTTVVTYQGKTVDFGKPFRRARFFDLLKEATGRDLLGISLAELGEAAKSHDVEITREMGEGKILDEMMKTLVRPKLVEPTFIYDYPLSLSPLAKKHRGDPRLVERFQPFALGFELGNAFSELNDPLDQRERFEAQRKLKEAGDEETQPIDEDFLNALEYGMPPTGGMGIGIDRLTMLLTDQDSIREVILFPHLRS from the coding sequence ATGACTGAACATACGCACGACCAACACGAAGAACTCTCCGAACTTTTAAGACTGCGCCGCGAAAAACTTGACACGCTGCGCAGTCACGGTGTCAATCCCTACCCCTATTCGTTTGAAAAGACGATTCACATTCCCGAGCTGCTCGAAAGGTTTGAGAGTGTGCAGGAGTCAGAAGACCACGTCGGTCCCGAGTTCGCGATTGCCGGCCGCATTGTCTCCGTGAGAATCATGGGCAAGGCGGCCTTTTGTCATGTGCGAGATGAATTCGGCCAGATGCAGGTCTATGTGCAGCGCGACCGCGTCGGTGACGAGGCATTCACTCTCTTCAAGCTTTTTGACATTTCCGACTGGATTGGAGTGCGCGGCACGGCGTTCCTGACCAAGACCGGCGAGAAGTCGCTTCGCGCAAGTGAAGTGGTGATACTCTCCAAGAGCGTCAAGCCTCTTCCCGTTGTCAAGCAGCAGGGCGATGAAGTCTTTGATGCGTTCTCTGACAAGGAGTCACGCTATCGTCAGCGTTATATTGACCTTGCCGTCAATCCGGAGAATCGCGGGATTTTCCGCACGCGGGCGAAAATTATCTCGGCGATTCGCGAGTTTCTTGATGCGCGCGGCTATCTCGAAGTGGAGACTCCCGCATTGCAGCCGCTTTACGGAGGAGCGCTTGCCCGTCCCTTCATGACTCACTACAACGCGCTTGACCGCACGTTCTATTTGCGCATCGCCGATGAACTCTACTTGAAGCGGCTCTTGGTGGGCGGCTTCGAGAAAGTGTATGAAATCTGCAAGGACTTTCGCAACGAGGGTATGGACAGATTCCATAATCCTGAATTCACCATGCTGGAGTTCTATCAGGCCTTCGCGGATTTTGAAATGATTATGAACCTCTCAGAAGAGATGTTCCGGCACGTCGCGATGCGCGCACTTGGCACAACTGTGGTCACCTATCAAGGCAAGACCGTGGATTTCGGAAAGCCGTTCAGACGCGCGCGTTTCTTTGATTTGCTGAAGGAAGCCACGGGCAGGGACTTGCTCGGGATTTCGCTTGCGGAATTGGGCGAAGCGGCCAAGTCACACGATGTCGAAATTACGCGCGAGATGGGTGAAGGCAAGATTCTCGATGAAATGATGAAGACGCTTGTGCGGCCGAAGCTCGTCGAGCCGACCTTCATCTACGATTATCCGCTGTCCCTGTCGCCGCTTGCCAAGAAACATCGTGGAGACCCGCGTTTGGTGGAGCGCTTTCAGCCTTTCGCATTGGGATTCGAATTAGGCAATGCCTTCTCAGAGCTCAACGATCCGCTCGACCAGCGCGAACGCTTTGAAGCTCAGCGCAAACTAAAAGAGGCCGGCGACGAAGAGACGCAGCCGATTGACGAAGATTTCCTGAACGCACTCGAATACGGCATGCCTCCGACAGGCGGCATGGGCATCGGCATTGACAGATTGACGATGCTCCTGACGGATCAGGATTCTATCCGCGAAGTAATTTTGTTCCCGCATTTGAGAAGTTAA